The genomic region AGAGTAGTCCTTTGAAAAATGCAATCGAGAACTGATCGAAAAGATAGTCTTGGGCAATGTCCCTCCTAAAACAGGTCCAAAAGGCAGTCTTTTCCAAAATCTCTTTCAAACCTGGTCCAAAGCCCAATCTCACCTCCACCTCCACCCCCACCCCCAGTCCCACCCTAATGATACATCCAACGTTCATCCGATCTCAGCATCGCCGAAGGCCACAGGACAGTCGAACCCCGGCGAAAAACGCCTAAATTGGCGAGCTCGCGTCGATCAATAACGCGATCACGTGGCAATCAAATTGTCGAAGGATGATGGAGAGGGGGGTGAGGCGGCGGAGAGGGAAGAGAGAAGCGTCCGAGGACCGTGTGGGTCAACTACCGTATTGGGATTGTAATTTTGGAAAGCGATAGTGGTCGGCTCTAGCCAGGGTGGACCTGACCGAAAGTTTCTAGACGGTCGCGTAAGACCGGCAGCCGGGAACGAAGATGAGGTCGAAAGGGGGATCGGTGAGGAGCGAAAGGGGAAGGCGGAAGAGGCGCGGAGAAGCGAGGCTAGACTATGAAAACAGGTCGGAGCCACGCGACCGGCCTGGCTGCGCCTGCGCCTCTCACCTTCCCTTTCTCCGAGGTAGTCTGTTGGGTTTCCCGCCAAAAACCAGCGATGCCGTCCCTCCTCGACGCCGCGCTTATCAAATTTACTCGCGCGACACAACCTCGCCCGTACTCTCGCCCAAAATGCTCTATACAAGAAAAATTTTGGTGCGTACTATTTTCTCTGACTCCACGACTATCGCTCGATAAAACGAGATAAACCGCCGATAAAAATTTACGACTCAGAAACTCGAGAAGATTTCCGCAGATTAATGATTGACGAGAAGCCACGAGTTCTTACGGACGTTCTGGTATGCTTTGCCGGCGTGCACCGCGGGAACGCGACGGATCGTAAACGCGTGTATAGTACTCACCGTGTATATTCGTTTGCCTGGTGTACGGATTGCATCGTTTCTTGGACAAGGGCTGCTTCTCGGGGAATTTTTGCCTCTGATAGCTGTTCTCCTTGTCCTCGGAACAGGGATCGACGCCCCATCGCTTGGCGAATCTGCTCCGTTCGAGGTCCAGGGCTTCCTGGAGCATCTCCACGGTTTCCCGGGAGTTAGGCTTGCCAAAGAGACAGCGTGGAACTCGCGTGGTCATACTTTTGCTGGACAACACCGTGAAGTGAACCTCGCGGCAGATCGATGCAACCAGCATCTCGAATCAGTTTCGCTGTATCGACGGATCGCGAGCGTGCAACGTGGAACAATGGAAAGCCGTCGCGAAATCGCGAAGTCGCGTCTGCGAACTCTCTTCACGGAATTGTTTTTCCTGGAGGCCGAGCTGCTCCGATTTCTTTATTGCTCCTGGTCCGTCGATTCTCGGCGAGCAAGTCCCTCGAAGTTTCGATTAATTGCCGGCAAGTTTTCTGTCAAGATTCCTCGGGAATCGGTCACGTAGTCACCAGTAATCCCACTAGACGAACCGGAGACTCTCTGGTCTTCACCGCTCGACGGCCAGACTCCTTCTAGCTGGATGCTCGAGGCAGCGAGGCTTCGTTTCCGTCGCCGCGGCCTCGCCGAAGCCACGAGGTCCGCCGCGACCCTACCACCGGGCTCCAGAATTCAAATCTGATTGGTGCGCCGCCATGAATGCGCAGTAAAAATGGCGCGCACTCTGGCTCAAGCCTCGTCTCGCTTCCACTCGTGCAGCCTGGCTCTTTCTAGCCCGCGCGACTTGATTTTCTCTTCGTCTTTTCTCGGTCCCTCTGCCTCGATCCACAGTCCAACGGATTATGCTAAGCGATTTTGGTCAGGGTAGGGAAGAAGAGGCTCGCGCCATAAAGCCTACCTTTTATTTTTTTCTAAGTAGCACCGCGTATAGAGCGATCACGATCGCGCACTCTTCTTCCTCGCCGCGAAGACATGCTCCCTGGGCCCTTCCTCTCGCggccgttctctctttctcgtttctCTATCCTGCCCTCACTTTGTACGGCCGCTTCGGAAACCGATCGTTCCCGCGATCACTTTCGATTTTACAAGCTGCTCCAAAACGCTCGGCGAAATTCGGGACACGTTGACCTCTGTTCGCGGGGCCTTTCTCGTCTCCTTGACCCCGCGGGTGACGTTTCCGAAACGGTGGGCTCCAAATTTTGTGATTTACGGTCGTTCAGATTGCTGAGTTACAGCTATGGCGAATTATTCAAGCAATTtttacatatgagccgtttattttgaaagtggcataagtcactttgtttttaagtcgatatatttaagggtttgcgtcttaacacgtttaaaaatatgaatgctaactttcgagaagatttacttgtatttgttatctcaggatactgatatttttctcagtataaataatttcgtataaacattaaaaaatcaccacttttcattacggtaaagtgacttatgccactttcaaaataaacggctcgtatgtAAGAATTCTTTTCTTAACATTGCTGTGCAACGTGACGTACATACGTATATGTAATCTATAAATTATGCAaccatctttttttttaatggtcCACTGTTTcccaaatatatttattttatcattgTGAACTCATATTGTCTACATTGATCATAGATCGCTAAAAATCTTACGATTTTATGATGTACATAAAACAACGTTGATTAATCATTTTTAGTTCTCCGTAAGTCTAACATTCACTCGGTCTCCATGTTTTACTATTTTCTCAATAGTTTTATTCTTTCAATAGTTACTTGAAACGTCCAATTCAAATGCATTTCAAACGCATTCGAAATGCAGGGCCCCAAGGTTAATGGAATAATTTCTTGTGCAATGAATCAGTTTGGTTCCCCGACAACGTTTCAGCCCCCCTTCGAAAGTTTCTTTCATTCCCTAATGACCGCGTCGTTAGGGAAACCGCGTGACGCCAGAGTGGCGACCATGAAACAAAAGACAGCACTACTTTCGCGGGACATGTTCATATTGGTATTCCTGCGACAAACATTTGTTTAGCACgatgacaaaagaaaatgaaGTGGCAGATTTTTCTTCTTTCAGAGGGGAAACTTCGTTTGATACGTTTCGTTCTTTGCGAGACGAATAACTCTTTTGAAGCGACTTGTACGCTCCTGTAACGTTTCGGAATGACTTCCTTAAACTGCCATTGTGCATTTTTTTTCTGAAGATTGATTGCAGCTTGATGCATTCAGATGTGATATGATCCTGGATTAAGTTTTAATAGTCGGTACCCGCTGAATCTTGCCCTTGCGATATTGCGATTTTCTATTATTCATGAGATAGAGCGCTCGTATTTGTGTTCTTGTCTTGTACATTTACTGCGTAGcttgttaattttattattgatgAGGAAATGATTGAGATGTAGGAAGGTGAATAGATTGACAGAGAAATGTGCATACGGTATTGGAAAGCGTTTGTTGCTTCTCATTAAAATTGCCTAGAATTAAACCAGGCAAGATTTTAATTTTTTCATGAAACTTGATTACAGTATTAAATAGATTGTACATTTTTACGAAAGCTAAATATCATGCACACCAATTAGAAGAAACAAGGCAACAATGAAAATGTATGTGAGAGGAACAAAGTAGTATTCTCGATGAATCTGTCTTAAGGACTTATAGacctaaataaaaataaaaaaaaaaggttaactTGTCGAACTTATCAGAAGGGTAACTACGTCTCTACTAAACTTCTGTTTCTTGCAGCGGATACAAGAAGAGATCTGTACGTATTATTGTACAACGAGGAACTGTTTATTTAGCGTCGTTTGCATCACGAGTCTACTGTCGCGGTTCCCCGAGAGGGTGCAGAAGGGAAAAAAAGGTTGCACTTGGAAAGAAAGAACTCGTCAGGTTACAGATGCTAAAGCGTCCCAATCATTCAGAATTACTGACTTCGAAAGGCCGAGGGGTTGATTCGATTGTCGTGGATACGCGGCTGGTACGTGTTTTCGCGGGACGCCCGGCGTTCAGCGGCCATGGTGTAGAGAACGAGAGAGGAAGcgggagagaagaagagagagagagaaaggaagaaaaagagaaagagagaaaaaaagcagAAGAAACGATCGTCCAGGAGCAGGTGGACCAGACAGAAAAAGAGGGAGGTGGGTCGACGTAGGAACGAGTTTCGCGCTGAAAATTGACCATCGCGTCATTgcgattcttcttctttttccccGACGTCCCAGCCAGCTACCGGTATTTTTGCAACAATGATCGCAAGATTGCTTTGTTCCGGCGAGACGCCACTGTGCGGTTCTTCGAACGAACCGCGCAATTTTCGTTTTTAGCGCGCGAATCCTGTTCTTGCGCGAGCTCGTAATGTCGGCCGAGCTTGCATCTCGCGATAGGGGCTCCGGTTTTCTACGCCGCTTTGTCTGTGTCAGGAAAATCTGCCAAGGTCGTGATCTCATTTCTCCACAGCTACTGCAAGCCATTGTTCTTCGATTCGTGCCCAACGAAAACCGAATTTTTATTTACGCCTCGGACCCGGTAATTTGTTCGATTCGAAAGTAAATTAGCAAATTAGCAAATTCCCTGTGACGATGCTAAGTAAAACATGTTAATACTTTTGGTGAACATTCTCTCATTGTTTGCAAATCTGAACATTCCCCGAGATTCACCTGCACTGAAGAGATCCAATTTGACCGCAATCTTCAAAAAGATCTTTCAAACTAGAATACTGAATAACGCGATCAGATAGGGATCTTTAAATCTTTGTAGCATGGAACACGTGTCTCACAGTGTTTCCCAACATCGCGGCAGTCCCCATAAATTTACGTTGAAATTAACTGTGGTAAAATATTCCGCCAGACGAGCAAGGTATCGGGAACAATTCGTTACAAAGTACGTCGGCTGTTATCGCGTCGGTAATCAAGGTGCTATGCTGTTGTAATTTCGAGCAGACTGCCAAAAAAAGGGCGCACAATTTCGTAGATCGATCTGGGCCCAAGGACTCGGACCTTGCTGCTTGTATCTCGGTTCTAGAGCGATGGGGGTAAATTCGACCGTTACAGAAAGCGAGCTGAAAAACACCGTGCAGCGTGGATCATGCGGGCAGACGAAGGTGTGTGGATCGTGCACGTGCACGAACCTCTGTTCTGTGTGGGACCATGGACAGGTGAACGTCGTGACCACGATGGTCAGCTGGCGTAACGATTATTGCCGAGGTTTATGATTGTTTTTACAGATTTTCTGTGGACATTCTGACCCTTCTCCAGCCGCCATCGTCACGTAGTTCCACAAAACAGAAAAATTATATCCGAGAAA from Megalopta genalis isolate 19385.01 chromosome 3, iyMegGena1_principal, whole genome shotgun sequence harbors:
- the LOC117226966 gene encoding uncharacterized protein LOC117226966 → MLVASICREVHFTVLSSKSMTTRVPRCLFGKPNSRETVEMLQEALDLERSRFAKRWGVDPCSEDKENSYQRQKFPEKQPLSKKRCNPYTRQTNIHDYWQARKACEVNKKPLASSLDAAKQQNEASKTAKTTIVKSSKK